The following coding sequences are from one Pseudonocardia sp. HH130630-07 window:
- a CDS encoding MbtH family protein, which yields MSAQQENGSGTESWTVVRNEEEQYSIWPADRPAPQGWTEIGVVGDRDHCLDHIGEVWTDIRPLSLRRALGVA from the coding sequence ATGTCAGCACAGCAGGAGAACGGTTCCGGGACGGAGTCGTGGACGGTGGTCCGCAACGAGGAGGAGCAGTACTCGATCTGGCCGGCCGACCGGCCGGCGCCGCAGGGCTGGACCGAGATCGGCGTCGTCGGGGACCGCGACCACTGCCTGGACCACATCGGCGAGGTCTGGACCGACATCCGGCCGCTCTCCCTGCGCCGCGCGCTGGGGGTGGCATGA
- a CDS encoding aminotransferase class III-fold pyridoxal phosphate-dependent enzyme, whose product MTAVNSGPRPAGTIDRVRNGLVGDFLPLLVDLERSSGSHLWDDVRGGPVLDMGMFFSSAPIGHNPAAVRTPAADRALGAAARTKPSNPDFATSVLDTFVTDFRRVMMPDAMTHLFAIDGGALAVENALKVAFDWKGQVADVTDPAELTVLHLRRAFHGRSGYTLSLTNTDPAKTRGYPVFDWPRVAAPARGEDGGPDPDGDELTAEEVAAVEEVTRILAADGHRIACFVYEPIQGEGGDRHLSGRFLRAVEALCVRHEVLTVADEVQTGGGLVGRRWAHEALGLQPDLVAFGKRLQVCGVMGGRRVCELRTNAFVTPSRISSTWGGSLVDMVRFSLLFGEIERDGLVERADRTGPVLRAGLDRLVAGSGRLLSAPRSRGLWGAVSVATPALRDAVAAWALDEGSCVLLPCGTRSLRWRPSLLVTEEELTRSFDVVDSALRATGGRP is encoded by the coding sequence ATGACCGCCGTGAACTCGGGCCCGCGGCCCGCCGGGACGATCGACCGGGTCCGTAACGGGCTCGTCGGCGACTTCCTCCCGCTGCTCGTCGACCTGGAGCGTTCCTCGGGCTCGCACCTCTGGGACGACGTCCGGGGCGGCCCGGTCCTCGACATGGGCATGTTCTTCTCCTCCGCCCCGATCGGCCACAACCCGGCCGCGGTCCGCACTCCGGCCGCCGACCGCGCGCTCGGGGCGGCGGCACGGACGAAACCGTCCAACCCGGACTTCGCCACCTCGGTGCTCGACACGTTCGTCACCGACTTCCGGCGGGTGATGATGCCGGACGCGATGACCCACCTGTTCGCGATCGACGGTGGCGCGCTGGCCGTGGAGAACGCGCTCAAGGTGGCCTTCGACTGGAAGGGGCAGGTCGCCGACGTCACCGATCCCGCCGAACTGACCGTGCTGCACCTGCGTCGGGCGTTCCACGGCCGCAGCGGCTACACCCTGTCGCTGACGAACACGGATCCGGCCAAGACCCGCGGCTATCCCGTCTTCGACTGGCCGCGGGTGGCGGCGCCGGCCCGCGGGGAGGACGGCGGCCCGGACCCGGACGGCGACGAGCTGACCGCCGAGGAGGTCGCGGCCGTGGAGGAGGTGACGCGGATCCTCGCCGCCGACGGCCACCGCATCGCCTGCTTCGTCTACGAACCCATCCAGGGCGAGGGCGGGGACCGGCACCTCAGCGGCCGGTTCCTGCGTGCCGTCGAGGCGCTCTGCGTGCGGCACGAGGTGCTCACGGTCGCCGACGAGGTGCAGACCGGCGGCGGGCTGGTCGGGCGCCGGTGGGCGCACGAGGCGCTGGGCCTGCAACCGGACCTCGTGGCGTTCGGCAAGCGGCTGCAGGTGTGCGGGGTGATGGGCGGACGCCGGGTCTGCGAGCTGCGGACGAACGCGTTCGTCACGCCGAGCCGGATCAGCTCGACCTGGGGTGGATCCCTCGTCGACATGGTGCGGTTCTCGTTGCTCTTCGGCGAGATCGAGCGCGACGGGCTCGTCGAACGGGCGGACCGCACCGGCCCGGTGCTGCGCGCGGGCCTGGACCGGCTGGTGGCGGGATCCGGCCGGCTCCTGTCCGCCCCGCGGTCCCGCGGCCTGTGGGGGGCGGTGTCGGTCGCCACACCCGCCCTGCGGGACGCTGTCGCGGCGTGGGCGCTGGACGAGGGGAGCTGCGTGCTGCTGCCGTGCGGTACCCGCTCGCTGCGCTGGCGGCCGTCGCTGCTCGTGACCGAGGAGGAGCTGACCCGCTCGTTCGACGTGGTGGACAGCGCCCTGCGGGCCACCGGGGGCCGGCCGTGA
- a CDS encoding non-ribosomal peptide synthetase: MPVRERAHAPRTLDGMLLEGLAARFGDRTVQHCADGDLDVATLTHRSGTVAERLRACGVGRGTTVAVKGRRDGWLLPVLLGVLRTGGAYAVIPFNTPDPVERRMLDVLRPAAAVAWRVDPPAATAGRAGQAVAEGVDVPVVTALDGAAPAAGGPRHELDPAYVLATSGTSGTPKFVVVGHRAVAAFLDAAPAVIDLAPRDVVAARSSAAFDLSVWEIYAALLAGASSVLIPEDVAADPARLHDRLRGSRATVLSTTPSAAYQLAAHDASVGGGLHLRRLLVGGEAADGRRLADAMAAPSLAGCRLDNWYGPTEATVSCTGGPLDEADLRRPDVSIGPALPGVTVEISGTGELYVGGDQLAHGYLGDARATAAAFVPDPDGDGRRSYRTGDLVEVDDRGRLTCLGRTDSQVQLRGYRLELGEVERAVLADRRVRWCHAALSGTDSDVLIAYFATRGDEPVDRSAVWVELYGRLPRHAVPAALVQLTEVPVSEGEKLDTARLPAPRTSDFATDGAETVAPRTGTETRMHGLWRRLLGLDDIGIDHHFFALGGHSLLAARLINGISREFGVRPALHEVMDRLTVRRLSEWVDQRLDGTSPSVTGANRTGGTT; this comes from the coding sequence GTGCCCGTCCGGGAACGGGCCCACGCGCCACGCACGCTCGACGGGATGCTGCTGGAGGGGCTCGCCGCGCGCTTCGGCGACCGCACGGTGCAGCACTGTGCCGACGGTGACCTCGACGTGGCGACGCTGACGCACCGGAGCGGGACCGTCGCCGAACGGCTGCGAGCCTGCGGGGTGGGTCGCGGCACCACCGTCGCGGTGAAGGGCAGGCGCGACGGGTGGCTGCTGCCGGTGCTGCTCGGGGTCCTGCGCACGGGCGGCGCCTACGCGGTGATCCCGTTCAACACACCGGACCCGGTCGAGCGCCGGATGCTCGACGTCCTGCGTCCCGCGGCGGCGGTCGCCTGGCGGGTGGACCCGCCGGCCGCGACGGCGGGCCGGGCCGGACAGGCGGTCGCCGAGGGTGTGGACGTCCCCGTGGTCACCGCGCTCGACGGAGCCGCCCCCGCGGCCGGCGGGCCGCGGCACGAGCTGGATCCCGCCTACGTGCTGGCGACGTCGGGCACCTCGGGCACCCCGAAGTTCGTCGTGGTCGGTCACCGGGCCGTGGCGGCCTTCCTCGACGCCGCACCCGCCGTGATCGACCTCGCCCCGCGGGACGTGGTGGCCGCCCGGTCGTCGGCGGCGTTCGACCTGTCGGTGTGGGAGATCTACGCCGCGCTGCTGGCCGGGGCGAGCTCGGTGCTGATCCCGGAGGACGTCGCCGCGGACCCCGCACGGCTGCACGACCGGCTGCGCGGGTCACGGGCCACGGTCCTGTCGACGACCCCGTCCGCCGCGTACCAGCTCGCCGCGCACGACGCGTCGGTCGGCGGCGGGCTGCACCTGAGGCGCCTCCTCGTCGGCGGTGAGGCCGCCGACGGCCGGCGGCTCGCCGACGCCATGGCCGCGCCGTCGCTGGCCGGATGCCGGCTGGACAACTGGTACGGGCCCACCGAGGCGACGGTCTCCTGCACCGGCGGCCCGCTGGACGAGGCGGACCTGCGGCGCCCCGACGTGTCCATCGGCCCGGCGCTGCCCGGGGTCACCGTCGAGATCTCCGGGACCGGTGAGCTGTACGTCGGTGGCGACCAGCTCGCGCACGGCTATCTCGGCGACGCCCGCGCGACCGCGGCGGCGTTCGTCCCGGACCCGGACGGCGACGGGCGGCGGTCCTACCGCACCGGCGACCTCGTCGAGGTCGACGACCGGGGCCGGCTGACCTGTCTCGGACGGACCGACAGCCAGGTGCAGCTGCGCGGGTACCGGCTGGAGCTGGGCGAGGTCGAACGCGCGGTGCTCGCCGACCGGCGGGTCCGGTGGTGCCATGCGGCGCTGTCCGGTACCGATTCCGATGTGCTGATCGCCTACTTCGCGACCCGTGGCGACGAGCCCGTGGACCGGAGTGCCGTGTGGGTCGAGCTGTACGGGCGGCTGCCCCGGCACGCCGTACCGGCTGCCCTCGTCCAGCTCACCGAGGTCCCGGTCTCGGAGGGCGAGAAGCTCGACACGGCACGGCTACCGGCCCCCAGGACCTCGGACTTCGCGACCGACGGGGCGGAGACGGTGGCCCCCCGGACCGGGACCGAGACCCGGATGCACGGGCTCTGGCGCCGCCTGCTCGGCCTGGACGACATCGGCATCGACCATCACTTCTTCGCGCTGGGCGGCCACTCCCTGCTGGCCGCCCGGCTCATCAACGGCATCTCCCGGGAGTTCGGCGTCCGGCCGGCGCTGCACGAGGTCATGGACCGGCTGACCGTCCGTCGGCTCTCGGAGTGGGTGGACCAACGCCTCGACGGCACGAGCCCGTCGGTGACGGGCGCGAACAGGACTGGAGGAACGACATGA
- a CDS encoding MMPL family transporter, producing MTAVLDAMAAVARWSYRHRLTVIAAWLVALVLSATVYLVGGVNGMDPAQGFVRESGAAEQIETTTDFAGSRTESVLVDAGSGERSAQVAQSLAGALGGAPSVERVEETLTAESGGSRVVQVLLTEQQASPAERVQGMQAVMAEVAAANPGTGISATGPISVQADVTTSYGERLLLLEILSLPITAVVLFIVFAGVVAAAVPLMTGLMVVILAFLWSGPTSYAVAAEANQPSVILLMGLALGVDYSLFFVRRTREEFDRTGDVEAASLTAVSATVRSVVVAGVVTAVSVAAVFLTESPIFHSLALGIILVVVAALLASVTLLPALLRIGGKRIVKQLFGKRPGAGHDGFWARSTRTVVQRPLPAFLVGLVVLGALAAPVSVMRMQLPGTDSMPRTFDTLITLDRIAADYPLYGVSHTAVVALDGDQGAGVAALQRIAADAARSPGFDDQVRDVEISADGSVARVEIGTEAPSIDSDEAVGSLTELRDRIVPAVPGGDRVLVAGETAVSADISAAMSGDLWVVLGIVVVVSFLLMFVAFASAPLAVLSVVLNLLSVLASYGVLVLLFQFGWGSPLFGEAFVGPVVTLLPVMILAILFGLSMDYHVFILTRVREALVDGAGIADAIRHGVVRSAPPVSAAAAVMVVIFALFTLLPTPEMKQLGVGLAVAIALDATLVRGVLLPAGLRLLGERGWPRLRAEDPQAGSERVLR from the coding sequence ATGACCGCTGTCCTGGACGCCATGGCAGCCGTCGCCCGGTGGAGCTATCGACATCGCCTCACCGTGATCGCGGCGTGGCTGGTGGCGCTGGTGCTCTCGGCGACGGTGTATCTCGTCGGCGGGGTCAACGGGATGGATCCCGCACAGGGATTCGTCCGGGAGTCCGGCGCGGCCGAGCAGATCGAGACCACGACCGACTTCGCCGGGTCCCGGACCGAGAGCGTGCTGGTCGACGCAGGCTCGGGTGAACGGTCGGCCCAGGTCGCGCAGAGCCTGGCCGGTGCGCTCGGCGGAGCGCCGTCGGTCGAGCGCGTCGAGGAGACGTTGACCGCGGAGTCCGGCGGTTCCCGGGTCGTGCAGGTGTTGCTGACCGAGCAGCAGGCCTCCCCCGCCGAGCGGGTGCAGGGGATGCAGGCGGTCATGGCCGAGGTCGCCGCGGCGAACCCCGGGACCGGGATCTCGGCGACCGGCCCGATCTCCGTGCAGGCCGACGTGACCACCTCCTACGGTGAGCGGCTGCTGCTCCTGGAGATCCTCAGCCTGCCGATCACCGCGGTCGTGCTGTTCATCGTGTTCGCCGGGGTCGTGGCGGCCGCGGTCCCGCTGATGACCGGCCTCATGGTCGTCATCCTGGCGTTCCTGTGGAGCGGGCCGACGTCGTACGCGGTCGCGGCCGAGGCCAACCAGCCCAGCGTGATCCTGCTGATGGGACTCGCGCTGGGGGTGGACTACTCGCTGTTCTTCGTGCGCCGGACCCGTGAGGAGTTCGACCGCACCGGCGACGTGGAGGCGGCCTCGCTGACCGCCGTGTCGGCGACCGTGCGGTCGGTGGTGGTCGCCGGTGTGGTCACGGCCGTCTCGGTCGCGGCGGTGTTCCTGACCGAGTCGCCGATCTTCCACTCGCTGGCCCTCGGCATCATCCTCGTGGTCGTCGCCGCGCTGCTCGCGTCGGTCACGCTGCTGCCCGCGCTGCTGCGGATCGGCGGGAAGCGGATCGTGAAGCAGCTGTTCGGCAAGCGGCCGGGCGCGGGGCACGACGGGTTCTGGGCCCGGTCGACGCGGACCGTCGTGCAGCGCCCGCTGCCGGCGTTCCTCGTCGGTCTCGTCGTGCTCGGCGCGCTGGCCGCCCCGGTCTCGGTCATGCGGATGCAGCTGCCGGGGACCGACAGCATGCCCCGGACGTTCGACACGCTGATCACGCTGGACCGGATCGCCGCCGACTACCCCCTGTACGGCGTCAGCCACACCGCGGTCGTCGCGCTGGACGGGGACCAGGGCGCCGGCGTCGCGGCCCTGCAGCGCATCGCCGCCGACGCCGCCCGGTCCCCCGGTTTCGACGACCAGGTCAGGGACGTGGAGATCTCGGCGGACGGCTCGGTCGCCCGGGTCGAGATCGGCACCGAGGCACCCTCGATCGACTCCGACGAGGCCGTCGGCAGCCTGACCGAGCTGCGGGACCGGATCGTTCCGGCCGTCCCGGGCGGGGACCGGGTCCTGGTCGCCGGCGAGACCGCCGTGAGCGCCGACATCTCCGCGGCCATGTCGGGGGATCTGTGGGTGGTCCTGGGGATCGTCGTGGTGGTGTCGTTCCTGCTGATGTTCGTGGCCTTCGCCAGCGCACCGCTCGCCGTCCTGTCGGTGGTGCTCAACCTGCTGTCGGTGCTCGCCTCCTACGGCGTCCTCGTCCTGCTGTTCCAGTTCGGCTGGGGCAGCCCGCTGTTCGGCGAGGCGTTCGTCGGTCCGGTGGTGACGCTGCTACCGGTGATGATCCTGGCGATCCTGTTCGGACTCTCCATGGACTACCACGTGTTCATCCTGACCCGGGTGCGGGAGGCACTCGTCGACGGAGCCGGGATCGCCGACGCGATCCGGCACGGCGTCGTCCGTTCCGCACCGCCGGTGAGCGCGGCGGCGGCGGTCATGGTGGTCATCTTCGCGTTGTTCACGTTGCTGCCGACGCCGGAGATGAAGCAGCTGGGAGTGGGCCTCGCCGTCGCGATCGCGCTGGACGCCACGCTGGTCCGCGGGGTGTTGCTCCCCGCGGGCCTGCGGCTGCTCGGCGAACGGGGCTGGCCCCGGCTGCGGGCCGAGGACCCGCAGGCCGGGAGCGAGCGCGTCCTGCGATGA
- a CDS encoding serine hydrolase domain-containing protein, whose translation MSRGRRGTWHRVRHRPAGTAARRALAALLAVVLTAGIGAIGAVAGAQPPEGLQATVDDLARTVDAPGAAISVIGPGGTTQTAVTGVDGRGAAVTADTPFVWGSVSKSTAAAVTGDLVRRGALAWDTTVQELVPGSAGLLGGQPVTVTDLVHHTSGLPHDVSRTDEWGRTAPATEVVGSLERPGDATAPGPFQYASFNYLVLQAVVETVTERPYAETLRSEVLDPADAGSAITGPGEFDRRVPPGFVPFFGDARPIALRLDGAGLGYGYLAGSISDLGGHARGLLTELTARAPATVRTDQGKEYGPGLYREEFGDQVVWWHSGAVPGYYTFLGLVPGTGSAVVALVNRYGELEADVLAQAGRGLLADVLDRPDPGWFPAGSRSTGYLVLGALLTLVFGLVAAVTLAVLRLAGGPRARGLPGTCVRIGTSTVLGGGVLVAGLAGLPALVGIGLPVMWRWAPDAALLFWMVVAEIFLLTALVVAGDVLGYRAGRGAAPSTTTSEETT comes from the coding sequence ATGAGCCGTGGCCGTCGCGGGACGTGGCACCGGGTCCGGCACCGCCCGGCGGGCACGGCGGCCCGCCGGGCACTCGCCGCGCTGCTCGCGGTCGTGCTGACCGCCGGGATCGGCGCGATCGGAGCGGTCGCCGGCGCGCAACCCCCCGAGGGGCTGCAGGCGACCGTCGACGACCTGGCACGCACGGTGGACGCACCGGGTGCGGCGATCAGCGTGATCGGCCCGGGCGGGACGACGCAGACCGCGGTCACCGGCGTCGACGGCCGGGGCGCCGCCGTCACCGCCGACACGCCGTTCGTGTGGGGTTCGGTCTCCAAGTCGACGGCCGCCGCGGTCACCGGGGACCTCGTCCGGCGCGGCGCGCTGGCCTGGGACACGACCGTGCAGGAACTGGTGCCCGGCTCGGCGGGGCTGCTGGGCGGACAGCCGGTGACGGTGACCGATCTCGTCCATCACACCAGCGGGCTGCCGCACGACGTCAGCCGCACCGACGAGTGGGGCCGGACGGCACCGGCGACCGAGGTCGTCGGATCGCTGGAACGGCCCGGCGACGCCACCGCACCGGGCCCCTTCCAGTACGCGAGCTTCAACTACCTCGTGCTGCAGGCGGTCGTCGAGACCGTCACCGAGCGGCCCTACGCGGAGACCCTCCGCAGCGAGGTGCTGGACCCCGCGGACGCCGGGTCGGCGATCACCGGTCCGGGCGAGTTCGATCGGCGCGTTCCGCCCGGGTTCGTGCCCTTCTTCGGCGACGCCCGGCCCATCGCGCTCCGCCTCGACGGTGCCGGGCTCGGCTACGGCTACCTGGCCGGCTCGATCTCCGACCTCGGCGGCCACGCCAGGGGGCTGTTGACCGAGCTCACCGCACGGGCCCCGGCCACCGTGCGCACCGACCAGGGCAAGGAGTACGGCCCGGGGTTGTACCGGGAGGAGTTCGGCGACCAGGTGGTCTGGTGGCACTCCGGTGCGGTACCGGGCTACTACACGTTCCTCGGGCTCGTCCCGGGAACCGGCAGCGCCGTCGTCGCCCTGGTCAACCGCTACGGCGAGCTGGAGGCGGACGTACTGGCCCAGGCCGGGCGCGGGCTCCTCGCCGACGTGCTCGACCGGCCGGATCCCGGATGGTTCCCGGCCGGCAGCCGCTCGACCGGGTACCTCGTGCTCGGGGCCCTGCTGACGCTGGTGTTCGGACTCGTCGCCGCCGTGACGCTGGCGGTGCTGAGGCTCGCCGGCGGGCCGCGGGCGCGCGGCCTGCCCGGGACGTGCGTCCGCATCGGCACGAGCACCGTGCTCGGTGGCGGAGTGCTGGTCGCCGGGCTGGCCGGCCTGCCCGCGCTGGTGGGCATCGGCCTGCCCGTCATGTGGCGGTGGGCGCCGGACGCCGCCCTGCTGTTCTGGATGGTGGTCGCCGAGATCTTCCTGCTCACCGCCCTGGTCGTCGCCGGGGACGTCCTCGGCTACCGGGCCGGTCGCGGAGCCGCACCGTCCACCACGACGTCGGAGGAGACGACATGA